Genomic window (Kwoniella botswanensis chromosome 1, complete sequence):
CAGAGCCGTATGAGATGCCGTTGATTCTTGTCCGAGTCTTCTGATGCTGTCCGAGCTTTACATGAATCCTAGTCAGTTGGGACGCCTGGTACAAGTGGGTTTTTGTATCTGCTCACCATGATATACAGTCACGTTGTTAACGTATTCCAGATCACCTttttccaaatccaaatcgaTACTGAATTTCTCCGCTGTGAAGTGAATAGCATCCAAGGCTAGATGTTTCTCCTTGGGTAAAGGCTCAACGTCTTCATCCGCCCCGTAGAAGCCGAAGTAAGGTCTTCGAGAGTAGACGGAGATCACTTGTTTGTCTCCAACGGGATGGATCAGACGTCTCTCTTATCAGTAATTATCAGCATAGGATCCAAGATATTGATCAGCAATGACTGACCTTCAGGATGATATTTGTTTTTCCAATCTGGTTTGGCAAGCTCTCTGACGATATCTCTTCTGTCCCTGGCAAATTCGTTGTAGGTCTGACCAACTGATGCCAATTGCGACAGCCCTCCAGTTTCTGCAACACCAAGGGTGAAAAGGGAGATAATACCGAGACTTCCGTCGTTATGGAATACTGCGACGATGCCAGTCAGTTTGGTGCCTACAAAGTTTCTGCAGTACAACATACCTTGGTTACCATTGGTCTGACCTTTTACCACTATCGAACACAATGAGCATGACACTTCACTTGTGATCCTCAATTAACTCACCAATAGGAGGCCTCTTATCCGCTTCGATATTGGTAATGTCTCTTCGTTGATCCGTCAGCGTAATTACATTTACAGGAGACAGGTACCCACCTGAGGTGTGTGATGTTGTCTCCAGATGGCGATGCAATCCTTCTCGGAGAAACATATGCTGAGATCCCAGCGAAGACTGAGATCTGTTTAGATCTTGTCCATGAATCCACTGGAAGGCCTCTCAGTACCCTGAAACCTAGACCATGGTTCAGTTCATGAGTTACTCCAGTCAGAACATCATGTAGATTTGTTTCGGTCGGAATCGGAAAGGTGGTCCTGTGGATCTCGTTGTTCGTGATGGACAACGATCGGAAATGATCGTATGCCTTAttgatgagcttgatatcGTCATCGGTGAACCGATAGAGCCATTTTTCCGCTGCACGTATAAGCTTTATGTCATTGCGGATCTCAACTCACGTTGGTTGATCAGCACCTTCCCGTCCCATACAGTGTTTGATACCACTTGATCAGGGTATCCTTCTGGTAAGGGGTCTTGGCTTGGCTTGACGTATTCTGCTTGGTTGGTGGTCCACCATTTCAGGTTTGGCTCGTAAGGGGTGTCAAAAATCCTCCTCTACCTTGAACGTTAACTGGGCAGATATGGACGATACACGAGcgacataccttcttctcctcagcaTCATACACGTCATTGTGTATAGGCTTGATCTTCAAAGCCTGAAACGTATCGTGCAGGGCAGCTGGTGGGGTCGCAACGATTGCAGTCATGATGGATTGTTCGTTATGGACAACGGCAAAGCGTGCATATCTGAATACCTCTTCCTACTTCAGCTGGATCCTTATATATGCTATGGAATACTTTGTTATACCTGTGTGAATATCATTTACATTCTGCTGACGCAATCTGCTCACGCCATCGAGCGACATCGAGAACAACACAGCATCACTCTGACTCACGGCTTTGGCCGAGATGACAAGACACAAGACATTCACACTTCGAGCTCTCACGTGAATTCCATGCATACATATGATTTAagctcttcatcctttccttcgGGATGTCGGTATCTGCTAAGTTATACAAGCTTAGGGTAACGAGTGCTCAAGTATGAGTACGGTTAGCTTAGGCAGGCCAGGAGAGGGCGTCGCGTTCGGGGTAACTGGGGAAATACCAAGATATCGGTCCGAGGTGTACCGAAGCGTGAGATCGCGAACCAACCGTAACCTGCTTGATTCAGTTCCTTCTTGCGAAATAGTGAAAGGTatcatatgatatatatgtgtatgagCAGTCGTACACATAAGTTACCCCTCGCCTGTGTATACCTCATATAGATGTATATCATCTTGTTAACATTATAATATGTCACAACCTTGCGAAGGCTGCACCTGCGGCAGGGCTCAAGAAGCTTTAGCCGCTACCTCTGGTTCTGGTCCTCGACAACTTCGTTCTTTCACTTCCCCTGCAGAGGCCGACCCTAATGCTACCGAGGGTATAGAGCCAGCTGTGCCTCTGAGGTCGAAGAAATGGTTCAATGATCCTACGGATCTTGGTGAGTGCTTTACAATGAGTGTCATCGCTGATATCAATAGGAATGTCCGCTTTGTATACCGAAAGATATCTCAATCAAGGTTTAACGGTACCCGAGCTGTCACCAAAGAACAGACCTATCATCGGTATAGCACAGACAGGATCGGACTTATCACCTTGTAACAAATATCACGTAGAACTTGCCAAAAGAGTCAGAGATGGTATTATCGCTGCGGGTGGTACACCCTTAGAATTCCCTTGTCATCCTATTCAAGAAACTGGTAAAAGACCTACAGCAAGTCTCGATCGAAATTTGTCGTACCTATCGTTAGTAGAAGTACTGTTCGGATACCCTTTGGATGGTGTGGTGCTCTTGACAGGATGTGATAAAACGTGAGTCATAAGTCATACCGCTGCGACATTATGGGAAGGCGGCTGACGATTCTCCTATAGTACCCCAGCTTTACTCATGGCTGCCGCTACCGTTAACATTCCCGCCATTGCTATGGTAGGTTTACATACTTCAGAAATTAGAGTTCTGAGCTGACCTGTTTCACTTTCAGAATGTCGGCCCAATGTTGAATGGATACAGTGGTCAGAAGTTGATAGGATCCGGAGGAGTTGTATGGGAGAGCAGAGCCCAATTAGCTGCTGGGGAGATCACCGAAGCAGAATTCCTGCATCACGTAGCATTGTCGGCTCCTAGGTGAGTACATCCGCTGTATGTTATGGACGTTgctgatatgtatatacagtgCGGGACACTGCAACACGATTGGTACTGCGTCTACCATGAACGCAATGGCCGAAGCTTTGGGTATGGCTTTACCAGGAAGTGCATCCATTCCAGCGGTAtacagagaaagaggtgcCTGTGCCTATGCGACTGGTCTCCGAATCGTTCAGCTGGTCCGagaagatgtcaaacctTCGGATATCATGACAAAAGAGGCTTTCGAAAATGCGATCGCCTGTTGTGCTGCTATTGGAGGTTCAACCAATGCCCCTATCCACTTGAATGCCATAGCTAAACACGTGGGGGTACAGTTGGATTGTGATGACTGGGAAAGAGTAGGGTACAAATTACCTTTGATTTTGAATGTACAACCTGCCGGACAATGGCTGTGCGAGGAATATCATAGAGCTGGTGGTTTACCAGGTGAGTGGAACATCGACCCTCGACCCCATTCGGACAAATTCACTCATAGTCCCATGTCTATCTAGCCATCGTGGCCGAACTGCTCGAGCATGACGCACTGCCCCATCCCTCCGCTCTTACAGTGTCTGGTAAATCCATCGGCGACAATTGCCGAGGTGATTTATCCCAAGATCGACGAGTGATCGTACCGTTCGACAAGCCCCTGATGGCAGAAGCTGGATTTTTACATCTCAAAGGAAGCTTGTTCAACAGTGGTATCATGAAGACTTCCGTTATCTCCAAGGCATTCCGAGAGCAGTACTTATCTAACCCCAATGATCCGATGGCTTTCGAAGGTCCGGTAGCTGTATTTGACGGACCAGAAGATTACCATCACCGGATTGAAAAATCACCCAATATCGGTCCAGGTACAATCCTTATCATGAGAGGAGCAGGTCCGGTAGGGTACCCTGGAGCGGCCGAAGTGGTCAATATGATTCCACCaggtgaattgatcaagaaagGAATAGAATTACCTTGTATCGGTGACGGTCGACAGAGCGGTACGAGTGGAAGTCCATCTATCCTGAATGCTAGTCCCGAAGCAGCTACTGGTGGTATGTTAGGCTACCTGAAAGATGGCGATAGAGTCAGAATTGATCTACTCAAGCGGACTGCGGATGTTCTGCTGAGCGAGGCTGAGatcgaagagagaaagaaagaagtggGCTCATACCAGTTCCCCAAGAGTCAAACACCTTGGCAAGAGATCTATAGAGGATCAGTATCGGAGTTGAGTGAAGGTATGGTAATCAAGAGCGCAGTCAAGTATCAACGTCTGGCTCAAACCCAAGGTATCCCAAGACAGAATCATtagggaagatgatattcaaTCAGTAATGTTATATGTGGAGATGTATCAAATATCGCGAGATACATCATTGCATGCAACGTGATATATTACAAAGTCTAGATTAGTAACAAACCTCCTTCGTACAGCTCAAACATGACCTTCCTCCAATGGGTCTCGGACTGCTCACTTGTtgcttctgctcttctcctccacacttcttccatcaatctGAGTGCACTCCGAGTATTGCCGAAAGAtgtaccatcatcacctaatTTAGCGAACCGATGTCTAAATACTCTTTGTAATGCTGGTCGTTCCGCATGACACCCCGCGATGACGATGGGGAAAATCATGAGTTTGTCGGTCGCTCCCTGAGGATCATACTTGTCCAATGCGAGCAGAGCATCTGCTGTATCTTGGACAGCAGTCGCAACATCGGGTACTAATCTGAAGTATGAGCAAAGATATACGACGTGAAGCTTCACTTCCACTCACCATTTGGATAACATCCGTCCAACACAGTAGCCAAGAGCACCCTTACACCATGATGGAAAACATTGCTCATCGCCATCCTCTGAACTGTTGATGTATCATCCGGCTGGAACAGGTGCTCTTCTCGCCATTTTCGCTCTAGGAGCAATCTTTCTATAGAGTCTGCTCGTTCAACGAGGGTGCGATGTGATAGAGTTCCCGACCGAATAGCTTTGTCCTTCCATTCAGATAGTGCGACTGTTTCCGCTAAAGCCAGACGCTGTGGACGAAAGTCATTAGCATGGATGGCGGTCGGGGTGGTTTACTCACTGTAGTATTGTCACATCCCATGACAGTCTCGCGTAGCAGCTTGGACACGTTACCTTGCTTCTGATATCGATCGAACAGGAATAAGCGGTATATGGGTAGGTGTTGGGACGCCTTATTTTGCGTGACGGACATGAGGATGTCCACCCACATCAGAGGACTGATCAGATGGCCCAAACGATCCATCAAGGGAGAGATATCGGCTTGAGGTCTGAGCGGGAGGTGTTCCATCAGTTGCCAGAGCCAAGCGAGCGAGAGAAGTCCGCCGACTCacttggaagaagaaaagcCCGATCCAATTCCTGCTATTCCATTCAAAACCGCAGCAAGACACCTCCTGCAAAGCTCAGCAGTTTCCACCCAGTCCTTGTTTTCTCCCCCATCAAAGAGGTTGAAACTGTTTGCTGATAATGCAGCTAAGATGGAATCATCCGAGCCTAATTCGGAAGAGGGTACCGATTTTAGTTCCTTGATAGTCGCTTGGATGGTGGTTCGAGCAAATACATCGTCTGGATTAGGAAGCGGATGTGAGTTCACACTATCTGAACCGACGAAGTCCTCTAGAAGAACCGGTTGACGACGTTTCTTGGTTGCAATGTGTAGGGCGGCGATCGCTGAAAGAGCCTGAAGCACTCTGGGGTTCTGTAAAGCGAGAGGAGCGACGAGGTCGGATATGGGTTGATTGTCGAAGCGAAATTGCAGAGGAAGGATGACGGTGAGGTAGTGGTGGAAGTAACGCATATCCTCTAGGTTCTCTCTCGACTCTAGAGCACTGGGGTAAGGGAACCATAAGGTGTTTGGTAGTTGGGGGTACAACGGGAAGTAAGGGTCATCGGTGGTTGGTTTGGTTGGTGGGATGAGGCCCAGTAGATTAAGGATATCCGGGTCGataagaggagatgaagcaGCTGATTGAGGGATGTATGGTTCTGAAAGCAGATCTGGAGGATTGGCTTGTGAATGCGAGTGAGGGTAAGAAGAGGATGCGGTGGGTGTCGAGTTCGGTTGCTGTGAGTTGAACAGATTCCTGCTTGTTCCACCGCTATATCCATAACCACCGCCAACGTATGATCCACCTTGTGATGGTATCGACACGGCAGTAGGTACAGTCAAATCATTCGTTGAGTGTAAGGATGGCTTAGTCGTTGATATTACTGGTTTATCTACCAAGATCTCCTCCTGATCTTCAGGACTGTACACCTATAGATGGGGTAGAACGAGATAAACCCACCATTCCACTTACTTCCGTCGTAAAAGCTACAAACACTCACGCTATGCCCATCACCGTCCCCACCAGATACTGAAGCTGCTCTCGCTGCCCAGTGGTCTCTCATCTTAGCTGCTCTTGTCTCGTGAACAGTGTGTTTGCTGAAGTAAGGAAGGATGAGCAGTATCAGCCAAATCAGACCCGTTTGTCGACAATGAACTTTACTTACATCTGAGCAGTCATATCCTTCACCTTgtccttcttgttcatccatcCTGGCCTCTTGGTATCATACCCCATACAGTCTAATCCCAGCCGAAGACAAGCTCCACAAGCTGGTTTACCCTCGTCGCATTTCTAACGAAGGGTATGAGATTAGCATTATTCTGAGTGTGCAGTACTATAGAACGCTTACCTTTTTCCTCAATCTACACGTCAAGCATCcagtcttcctcctctgatTCTTTCCATTGCGTGGGGTCTCACTGGGActcggtgaaggtggtggggCGTATGAAGACGTCGACGAGGATGCTattgattgggattgagcGTCAAAGGTAGTAGAAACCTGTTGAGCCAGGTCCTGCACCAAAATCCATATTTACAATAAGCACGGGGCGGATCCAATGAGTAAAATTATGGCCGAGTCTGTTAGGATGGTGTTTACGCAGAAAAGTAGCAATGATGGATGACAAGGAAAGACGGATGATAACACATCATCAATGTGAACGGAAGAAGGTGTGGTTTTTACCGATTTTGGATTTATCAGATAAAGAAAAAAATTACTCCTAAGAGGCATTTTGGTACAAGTGTGTATACATCCCATAAATCATGAAAGACATCTCGCATGCAGCGATAGGGTAACAAGAGCCAACGAGACCACTGGGACAAAGTGATACAAGAACAACACTGAAACATGACATGCATATACGGTGGATCATTTCAGGAGTCACAGCATTACGAGGATCCACTATTATCCGCACAACTGAACGGTCTATGTGCAATAAGTCTATGATTAGCTTGATGCAATAATCAACGATGTAAATTAGCAAACATGCCCACTCACTGTGACAATGTTCCATCCTGGAAATCCTTGTGTATAGTCACCACAGCAGCGTATGTACCAGAGACCAAGATGAACCAACCGATAAAATGGAAGATTACGTTCATAGCCATCATGGTGTACCACTTCTTTGATCCTCGATTGGGTGCTCGCCAGTGATCCCACACCCACATGTAGGTCTCTGTTTGTCTGTGATTATTCATTGTCAATCGCTAGTAACCCAAACAGTACATGTCGTGGTGAAGATACTCACATGCAGATGAGTGTACCTAACAACGCTCCGATCAGACTGATGAGATCgttgaagaatgggataGCTTCGGCAATGACAAACGCAAGGATAGAAGTGATAGATATACATCCACTGAAGACAGGGTCAGTAACCAACTTGAGAGTATATCGTCATGTATAACTCACTACCACACAGCATAATGGGTGGGTGTATTCTTAGATAGATGAGCAGATTTCCGTAGGATACGGACAAAGACTGTCCCAGTAGGTAGATCAGCCAAGTTTGCCAAGCCAGCAATATCCGAGACTCACCATATTTGGCAGCGGTATGGACCAAAATCAACCCCCCAGCAGCTAGACCAGGTAACGCAAGACCATAACAGACCTAGACCATCCAGTCAACCTTCGGTACCAGACCACATGGGCAAGATTGGATTATTGgaatactcaccttcttgatattATGACCAGCTGTTCCGAGAGCAGGTGAAGCGATGTACTGTCCAGCATAATGGTATACAACAGCAGCGACGATCTGGAAGCAGAATATTTAGCAAATACTCGTTACTGCTTTACGTGTACATAGGACCTGGCCTACTCACGAGATACACGGTCGTCATCAATGTCTGACCCACGATGACACTCTTTGTGAAATCTTTCGGTTCCCTCATTTCTCCTACAATGCTAAAATAGTTCGGTGTACCAGCataagagaagatgatgatgcagaCAGCATTGATCGCATCGATGAAAGAAGGGTTTGCCGCTATCTTCGTGTCGATCGACCAATCATCACCTGCAGGTGCTAGACTGGGTTTGTCGGATACACCCAGTGAGATCATGAGTGTAATGACAGAAGACATGATACTGGCTAGACCCAACCATCCGAGCCAGGAGATACGAGAGAGAGTCTGGATGGAAGCAAGAGCACCGATGATGACCATAGCGACGATTGCCCAAACCACAGTACAGGTGGCGTGCTCGGTGatggtgttgaatgcgacAGACATGGATAGGAAACTGGCTCCAGTGACAGCGACTATTTGAAGCTAGATGGAGCATGAGCAAAGGACGTATCGTGAAAACAAATATGATTACTCACCCAGAACGCAAATCCTAAAATCTCCCTTCCCCAGAACCCGAACAACATGTAGCCGACACTAAGAGAGCTAAGTCAGAATTTACGAGCTGCGAACGAGATGAATACACTTACTCTGCTACGGTATAGACCTCGGGATGGTTGAGCTTGAAAGTGCCGACAACATAATCGGACCCTGCGAAGTTGACTTAGTGATTGTACAACCCCAGTGAAATATGACTCACATCCAACTATCAATGCTATGGCCACGATGACTATTATTCCTGGTACCAATCCTAATATGTTGAAGGCCGTTGGCTGAAAAAAGCAAATTGTGATTAGAGATCTATTTCAAGTCTGGGAAGTGCAAAGAAGTAATTTCCACTCACCAGCCCTAAGATACCCAGCCCGACTTGGGTTTTCAGCTGTAGGACAGTCGCTTTGATCCTGTACGATTTCAGCGTTAGTAAGGTACGACAATATCCACCCAGTATCGACTTACCAAGATAACGATCTATAGTTTGGCCCATCACCCTCTATCGTGCCCCATACAGCATCTACCAATGCCCCTTGTCCCTGCTCCGGATCCAGCTGTGGTTTAGCAACTTCGGGATCCGACACCTTCCCTGCCTCCGCACGATCTGCAAGGGCATAAGAATACCTATCTGTCTCGGTCGTACTGACACTTCTGCCGTTGTCCATGATTATCTTATCTTGCAGGGATGTTGAAATGGTGACACAAGATGTATTGGAGCTGTCGGTCGGACCATGAAAGATAATTTCGATCCTCTCATCATATTTCCACGGACCTTGACATTCTGTGTTCATCTCTAGTCGAAATTCCAACCGGTGGATCTCGCTTGCGAACGAGTAGACCATGCAACATTTGGGGCCACTCGTAGGAGACGGTAGAGCACATGGCGAAGGTTTGTGACGTGActgagagatgagagaaggagcagaggaagaagaagagcataTGTATTCGTCCTAAACGAGATCAAATTTCCCCTTAGTTGGACACGAAGATTTAAGCGAAGACAGCTACCACGTCCAGGCCACGTGAGTCCACTCAGTATACTCGCAAACAGCTACACTGAATGAACATATGCATGCATTTTGGGTCAAGACCAGGATTAGTAGCCTGGATTGCTGTTATGCACTTGGTTTGAGGGCTGATGAGCATGTCACAGAGCGGAGTGCAAGCCGGATCGTTCGAGTCAGATGGCCAAGAATTTGCTTTCCACATCAAGCCAGATATCGGATACATAACTTTATAGGAGACAGAAACCGGGAGTCACGGATACAAGAGATACCTACGTGTACGGCTGTCAAACAAACAATGTCCTGTCCATCAAAAAGATGGTTTGATATTGCCTTTACATTCCACTATCAGTGTctacctttcatctttcccaaTTCAAAACCCCTCAAGGGAAGACAGGGGGCAGAGCGACTTTCTCTCCGTAATAAGTTCTAAAGCAATCTTGTCTGGCTAAGGCTGTTCTCAAGTCGAATGCGATCGATCCACAAAGGATGTAACTGTACTGTAGCCAGTCGTAATCACCGGGAGTCACAGTGAGTTTCTGCCAGATTAAGGCGTGCATCAGTATCTTCCGGAAACCTTGAGGTAAGGTCAAAGCTCAACTTACAACTCTTTGTTGTTCGTGTGCTTCGAAATCAACCAAACCAGACGTCTCGGCGATAAAAGTACCATTCCCTTTATCACCATTATCGAAATAACCATACCATGTTGCTTCCTCAAAAACGATAGAGGTATCGTAGTATGGGACGAATTTGTTGGTGATCACACCTTTGGTGATATGGCCGTTGAAAGCTGGACCCTCGAGTGTACCACCGACAAAACTGTTGACTGAGTTCTATGATCAGCGGAATGGTATTTGACAGGATAGAACGATAAGGACTCACTGTTCTCGGTGATCCCTGTTTGGTAGATTATAGGAGATGGTTGACCGAACGCATAAGTGATCGTGAAGAGATAATCGAAATTGTAGCTGTAAGATGGGTATGATTTGCCTTTACCGTCCTTGTTATCCTGATCATCCCTTCTGTTGTTTGAGGTAGCACCGCTACCTTTTGCCGAGATCACCGGGATGAGTGTTGTCAAAGCTGTTGCCAGAGCGAGGATTGAGGGTGATTTGAAAAGCATCTTGGTGATTAGTAGCTTAGTGTCGGATCAAGTTTAGTAAATTtgtaagaaggaagaacgCACAGAGAGTGATTGAAGGTAAGGGGGAAGAGAAGACGATTAAAGCGCTTTTTGTACCCCCATTCTTTTCACCGGATTTTAGTGAATTTTCGTATCAGCTCCTCCCCACGACACTCTTCAGTTTTACCGTACGGTGCCTCGCCAAGAAATGCGGGTTGGACGGTAAGTACAGAACATCATCGCCTCTTGGGCGAATAGATAAATAGATAGATAAGCAGTCGTCACGTAGAGGAACCCGTACAAGACTTTCTGGCTTGATCAACCCATAATCCGAAGATGTCTTTTCGTGGGAAGTTGTTATGCAATCGACCTATCATCGGGACACCAGATACTTCAATCACTGTTAGTCATGCTCTGTCATATGTCTCAGATTCTTGCTTAGAGGTGTGTGGAGATATCGGATCATGGTCTTCTTTGAAGTACAAGTGATATCCTAACAGCCAAGCATAGGGATTTTGCTGCTGTTTCTCTGACTCTTCGGGAGTACAAGAAGACACCCCCTTCAGTGCTTGCGACCGTATTCCGTCATCTCGTGACGTGACTGTCTATCCAaacatcctccacctcccaaCCCTCCACCCCGGAGCTCGGTGATCTGCATTAATGTTGATGGTCGTTGTGTGGTGACTACCCATCAATCGGAAAGGAGGTCGATCATGTTCCCACATATAAAGGTACAATCTTGCTTTCTGACATCCCGTCCAAGTACAATTCATCCATTTCCAAGATGACGACAAAGAGCTCCACTGTCATTCTGATAACAGGTGCGAATACAGGTATAGGCTATGCTACGGCCCAGGCACTCCTCACCTCACCAAGCCCATCGCCAAGTAATTCAAtgactatcatcatcacttcccgTACTCTTGACAAGGCGGTGCAAGCATCACGGGATTTACAAACAAATCAAGCTCTCTCAGAGGCTTTCGAGTCGGGATGTAGAGTTGTACCCAGGCAGCTGgacatcgatgatgaagagagtgtGAAAGCATTACATAAGGAAGTCGCGGAGAAATATGGGAAATTAGATGTGTTGGTCAACAATGCCGGTGGGTTGCTATCTCccaccatcccatcttccctGGTCATCTGAGCGCTGTACAAACCGGATGTACTAGCAAATTTAGTAAGGAGACTGACGGTGGTATGTCTGTCGTCATGTCTAGGTGCACATTACGATTTCCAAGTGGCGTCCGGCAAGATGTCCACCCGCGATGCGTTCCTCAAATCATTC
Coding sequences:
- a CDS encoding dihydroxy-acid dehydratase, which produces MSQPCEGCTCGRAQEALAATSGSGPRQLRSFTSPAEADPNATEGIEPAVPLRSKKWFNDPTDLGLTVPELSPKNRPIIGIAQTGSDLSPCNKYHVELAKRVRDGIIAAGGTPLEFPCHPIQETGKRPTASLDRNLSYLSLVEVLFGYPLDGVVLLTGCDKTTPALLMAAATVNIPAIAMNVGPMLNGYSGQKLIGSGGVVWESRAQLAAGEITEAEFLHHVALSAPSAGHCNTIGTASTMNAMAEALGMALPGSASIPAVYRERGACAYATGLRIVQLVREDVKPSDIMTKEAFENAIACCAAIGGSTNAPIHLNAIAKHVGVQLDCDDWERVGYKLPLILNVQPAGQWLCEEYHRAGGLPAIVAELLEHDALPHPSALTVSGKSIGDNCRGDLSQDRRVIVPFDKPLMAEAGFLHLKGSLFNSGIMKTSVISKAFREQYLSNPNDPMAFEGPVAVFDGPEDYHHRIEKSPNIGPGTILIMRGAGPVGYPGAAEVVNMIPPGELIKKGIELPCIGDGRQSGTSGSPSILNASPEAATGGMLGYLKDGDRVRIDLLKRTADVLLSEAEIEERKKEVGSYQFPKSQTPWQEIYRGSVSELSEGMVIKSAVKYQRLAQTQGIPRQNH